AAACACATCGCTCCGGAGCTGTTCATGAGGAATATCAGAGGGGTTTCTCACAAATTGGATGTCTAGCtacaagaggaaaaaaattgaagtcgCAGTAGGTCATACAAGCAAAACGTACTTCCCTCATTGGTCCACCAACGCCTGGAGCTTCGAAGAGAGCTTGGGTTACACAGGATCAcaaatgaagaggatgaagtAATCACCAAGAAGATGATTGTAATTGGCTTATGGTGTATTCAAATTGATCCAAAAGCGGCGGCGGTTGGCGGTCGTGCGACAATCATGTGGTGGTTGTGCCACAGTCGTGCGGCAGTTGTGCGATCGTTGTGCAGCGGTCGTGTGGCAGCGGGTGGCAACCGGAGGTTCCACTTCATTGATTTTATGAGGAAACCTAAGACACTTGTTCGCTTTCCAAAATTGGAGGTTCCACTTCATTGACTTGCAACCACCCACTCACTTCTTCAAGCTTTCATTTTCGAAAACACACAAGTAGAAATGGATGTCCCATACTCGAATTAATCAAAGTTTCTATCTCAACCTTTTGAGTATGaatgaggtaaatttattaatttcactACTTCTTAAAATTAACCATTGGTGATTTTCGGTTTCTGTTTAGTTAGTTTGGGCAAGTGTATCCTAGCTAACTTTAGAGGAGTCATTGAAGCTCATTCATTGAAGCACTCACCTTTTAGCCaaagttttaaatttcttttaacctTGATTAATCATTACACTTTGTGAGAACTATTGagaattctttaaaaatttattgcCTTGGTTGTATCAACAAAACCATGGCAAgcttttgattttcaaaagtAGAAGTTTCACTTCATTAATGTTCGATCACCCAcacacttcttcaagcttttgttttcaaaaaccCACAAATGGAAACAAAGGTCCTACACTTGAATTAATTAAAGTTTCTGTTTCAACCTTTTGAGTTTTCATTGCTTCCCACCAACTTTTGTCATTCTAAAATTAAGTATTGTTGACTTtcagttttgtttattttgcttaAGGGTGATTTAAAGCTCTGAATTTGAAGTCAATTTCAAGGTAAGTGAAAAGTTTACACATTAAGTTAATTTAATCTACTTAATACTTTTAACTTGGTTGGTTGATCTAATGTGAATCTGGGGAATGAATCGTAGGGCTTTAATCGACAttcatttgagattttggacTAATCAATTTTGTGGAGTGAGGCAAGAGACTTGTCACATCGGACCAAGCACGTATTCCATCAACAtgcagccaaaagaagaaaaacaaccaaaaaaaaatatacaccAAAGTTTTTTGAATTCTTCTGTTGCCATATTCTTTTTGCGTAATTTCCatgattctttcatttaaagGTAAACACAACAAAGAAACCTAAACTATAGTCACTGTAACATAAatactctaaacttttttaacatcacaaaaattctaaacttgttCATTGTAATGTAAATacacaaactttttttgtatcacaagaaaaattatatgtatCTTCTATTTCAATTCCATCCAAGGTATATTTGTCACTTCAAGGTTTTTTATGATGAAAAATAATTGGAGTATTTATGTCACGGTGatcatattttgatattttttgttatAGTAATCATTCGTTTAATTCAAAACATTGCATTTGCCCCAAATTACGTAGCCAGCAGAGACCAAACGACCActagaataatttaaaaagagcaAGTGATTTTTAGGCAGctagatatttttttataatccaaACACGAGTCATAATTTGGTCCACTTCAAAGGGCATGACACGCTACTTGGGCTTGGGGGGAAGATCACTCGTCATTTTTGCCTGAATGACCGTCATTTCTAAACTTGTCTATGGTGACACAAATATTCACAACTTTTTCTtatatcacgaaaaaaaaagtcatatatGCCCTCTATTTCAGTTCCATCTAATGTACATCCGTCACACTGTGTcgtctattttattttattttattttatttattttttatgatgctaaaagaactcaaaagtatTTGCGTCACAATGGGTAAGTTTTAAAATTCGGGCTTgacataatttgtgattttttttatggtagTAATTGTTCATTTAATTCAGAAAATCACATTCATCCCAAGCTACTTAACCAGCAAAAAACAAACCACGACTGGTACTTTAAAAACGGAAGGTGTTTTTTAGGCAGCTGGATGTTTTTGGCCAATCCGAACGCGACTTGTAATTCGGTTCACTCCGAAGTGCATGACACGCTGCTTGGACCTTGGGGAACATTCACTCATCCTTTTTGTGGAAAGAAAGGTCCTCGCGAATCTCCATTGGTGGGgactagaggtggcaaaatgggttataaacccatatatgacccatttaaatcataaatgggtaaaatatgggtcacttgttgtcgcgaccaaattttcgggtgaaccacctaaattaggctaatggattgttaagcctagacttaactcgagctctctcaaatccataccaattcgcgacttaggttcaaatattttaacatgcaaataaattttatctaggaattgccactaatcagtttatggtaggtcgattagacatctaagtaaaataatgagagaattatttaCTTCTATGAACGAGAGATTTTGGGTATGGAgtcttggttacactagacatttctaatgccctttcggtaccatttcttttattttaaaaaaaaaaatgtttttgcaggcaatttgattgattttaaatctatttccctaacatgtaaggCGACCGTGCAAGTGCGCAagccaccaatttaacacccagataaacagtgaataaattggaaaacttatctcaaagcaacgaaagcatctgtattgatagatcataattcacatcaataaccctaaatatgatttctaattaacacgtaatttttgttttcacttaagtAATGAGAATTATGCTTTATGTAATGTAACAAAAGTATCTACGTTGGTAGATCGAAATTCACATCAATaaccctaaatatgatttctaattaacacataatttttgttttcacttaattaatgagaattatgctttatgcaatgcaatataactaaatgacttaattctaatgacatgcaatttctaattaaatggacctaacaacaatcattaaatgacatgcatttcatgaatctaatcctatatgacatgcacatgactttttttttttttcttaaaaaatgtaatttatcctagaaaataaaactaatttattctaagacaattttctttgtatttttcatgaaattcaaatttagaaaaaatgtgaaaattatctagctagattaagattctattcaatttgtattaggaattaggttaagccaaatcctaatttaaactagaatattatcttaacctaagtaatcctaaaatgcaatatatctaagaaaatacctaaacttataataaattgagaaaaatattatctagaattaaactacgTGTAATattaccctaatatgcaatgacgtacaaaggatgccctaattctatatgacatatgcatgatgattttttttttgtttttttaattaattttgaagttaaaaattatcaaataattaaacatgcaatctaagtttttttttaaataaacctagcaacctaaattaattgatttgattttgattttgattttttgatttttttaatttttatattttgaaattcgaaataaaattcttattctaaatatgtaaaacataaaacaagaataaacctaatctaactcacattttttggatttttttacgaaaacaaaattAACTTAAATGAGACGACAGCAAATCAGAgcaagattgatatccaaattgaTGAACCATATCTCGCATGAGATcagattggccaattttaaataaatcacgaatcgaatctcgggcgtaAGATCGGATTCGCGATTTTTCAAGCGATTGCGAGTCAGATTTCAGGCGcaaaaatcggactatcaatcacaaattttagagaaaatttcatgTCAGGAATTCTCAATCTTACGTTAaggaataattatactaaaaaaagaacaaataaagtaaaataaaacgaaataataaaaagaaaataaaatagaacaaaCTATCTAAtgcgattttctttttcttttttgcttttgctttccaAAAAACTGTTGGCAGCTTGTGGTTAGTCACCGGAGATAACGGGTCGCCGCGTTTGGAACTCCGGCGAAGGACCGGCGGTGGGTGGCGAGGTGGCAGCAGGCGCACGGTGTGGAGGTTTATGATAGAGGTGGTCGGCAGCTTCGCTCAGAGGAGGCTTGGAGCGGGCTCGGGGCGCTGCAGTGGCGGGCGTAGGCGCAGTGGTCGCTCAGGTCGTCGTGGGTTGGCGCGAGCTATAGGGAAAATTGGCGTCGCAGGGGCTGCAGCGTCGATGGCTCGGCGAGTGTGCAGTAGGAGACGTCATAGCACTGCAGGGGGTGCTGCGGGCGTTGCTGGCGACGAGCGGACCGCCGGATCTGCAGTAGCGACTGGTGGAGACGGCTCGGCTGAAGGGGGCGTCGATAGAAACGACGGCAGGCGCAGCAATGGAGCTTGCGGATGAGGCGGAGCTCCAGTGTCACAGATCAGGCCAAGGTGGAGCGACGGTGATAGGGGCGTCGCGGGCTTCGGGCTGTCGCGTCTGGCACGGCGGAGCAAGGACCGAGTTTCGGCCGCTGGGCGGCGACCGGCACGGGGGACGAGCGGACAGGGGCGCAAGACTCGACCGGCGTGGGGATTTGGCGACTGTGAAGGCATGGCGGGTAGAAGGCGAAGCGCGGCCGGCGGTAGATGAGTCGACCGGGtcttccccttttttaaaattcttttgagGAAAAATTTAAATCTTTGTGGCATATTTTGTTTCCAATTTCGCTTGCACATGATACCTCTAAATatattgttgaaatatttaCTGCTCGCgcaatattattttttgtatttttcaaatattccatCCAAAAATTTCCCTTCTGCCCAAAATACGTTCCCCCAGTGTATATTACTTGAATATGTGAAAATCCCACCTGAATCAATGCTCGACatcggtccaataaaataaaataaaataagataaacgttcctaaactatatgtcgtgcaaatttttttttttttgggtaaaaattaacccctttttttatgcaaaaatttaggtgtcaatacttgttttttgaaaaagttaattaaatgggtttaacaacTAAAGACTTAAGATATGTAGGTCTTAAGTGGGacttaaatgggttggatttagaacccatttttaCCCAAAACCCcactatctctctcttctctctttaactttacaaatatatatatatatatatatatatatatatatatataaaaactgaaattataattattttttttttctttcctttttttttttattgcttcttcttcctttgatcCCCAGCACAAATGGTCGGTGACCGGCCAGGCAAGCCTTGAGCTCGTTGGATTTggtgaggcggaggcctcgccgatctggcgagactcaAACTTGCtggcgttgggcgaggctcgagcctcaccagatccggcgaggagcTTGCTTGACGTCGGCGAGacttgagctcgccggatctagtgaggcGAGGCCTCACCGATGttcggcaaggctcgagcctcgcccggatccgacgaggggtgagcttgagcttgctcGACACCAATGAGCCTTGAGCTCACGACAccccgagcctcgagctcaccggacGTTGGCGAGCCGagtgagctcgaggcttgcctgTGGCCAGCCACcggccgtcgtcgtggccggcggccggccaaagaagaagaacaacaaaaaaaaaaaataaaattatatttaaaaaataaaaaataattaaaatttgattttttaaaaacaattattctaaaaattataaaaattgtccattaaatttgtgttgtataaactattttagtaataccatattattatatatataagctttcttaagtttagttaaatgagttGGGTATGGGTTAGGTCGGGTATAggtaaaaaattttgcatttcaataaatgggtcataaacgggttaaattgaTCGATTTTGGTTGGATCATTTATAACCCAACCCAAACCTGACTTGACCTGACCCACTCGTTTAACGAGTCTAATGAATATATAGAGAAAATCAATAACCCAAAAGGCTCAGATGAGATCCAGCATGGTTGGTTAGCTGAATGCTAAACTCCAAGCATCCCCTAGTTTCCAACTGAAACTAGTAACTGTCAGCCGAAGCGACGAAACTTGCCCCGCATTGCAAATCAGGCAAATCATAATAAACCGCCGATCGCGATTTCTCTCCCTTCAATTCCGTCCCGATCAAATGTCCGTCCCCGACGTTCTGAAATTCGATTCGAATTTGACGTCGAACTTTCTTGTTTTCGGATCGATCAGGTGGCTCGAATTTGTTCAAGAATTGCTCACGCAGCCGGAGGAACAAGgctgccaccgccgctgccgcGCTCTCCCGCCCGCTCGCTCGTATCAGAGACGATTGAAGGAGCCGCGTCTATCAGGGTAGGTGATGATCTCTCCCGATGCGCGTTGCGCGCGTCGATCCCATCGGTGGATGGATTCCATCAGTTTTGACGTTGAGCTAACTCCTGCCCGCTAAGGAAtctctgttcctttttgtttaaTGTTATTGTCACGCGTTGGTTGCCATGTGGTCGTTGTTGGGAGTTACGATCCTCGCAGCTTTCCCATGTTCCCGAACACCATTTTTATTCGCTTTGTTTATGCGTTTGTGTGGGTCGGACTCGGATGGCGTCAACTCGGTTTTGATGGGGTCGTATCCCGTGCAGCTTTCATCCGGTGTTGCTGTATCTATCTATCAGTCGACTCGCGCACACGTCGCGTTCTTGGAAAGAACACTCTGGGCTCTGCTTCGGTCCGAGGCTTTCTTGTGGATTGATTCGGTTCTGCAAGGTCGGCTTCTTGCTTGTCTTGTGTGTCTGTTCGGCTCTTCGTTTCTGGTTTTGGGTTCGGGCCAAAATGGGTTCCCAGGGAATGATCTTTCTTGCTCGGTGTTGCGACGTTCTTGAAGATGGGAGTGATGAAGCAAAATTATCGATTTCGGCTTTCTGTGCAGTGGGTTTAGGATTTTGCATGTGCTGTGCTTACTCTTACTCTTGGCTGTCTTCATGTTCACTAACTTTATGTCATCTAGTGTATTGAGAGATAGACGAGGGGTTTTAGTATTCTTTTGAACTTTACTTTCTGGAGTGAAATTTTGTCTACTTGCAACATTCTAATCTACTAGCAACTATTCTCCATTATGACTTTTCAAGCTAAACAGCAATGTCTACCGATCTATAACTAAATATGAGcagtgaattttttattttcagcacTGGGTAAATGGTACAGTTCTAGCGAAAACATTGTCTTAGGTATCATGCTTTGTTTAACTAGCTGCGGGTTTCGTGGCTTTCAAGATCACTTGATAAGTATCCACTTGTTTTTTGAGTCCCATGCTTCGCGTGTGAATCCTTTGGTAATCTGAGTTCTCATGAGTTTTCATGGCttttagttttcctttttgcttccATAGTAATCGATTCTGTTGTGCAGCCACACAAAAATGCCAGACATTGACTTGGGATCTCACACTACACAATCCCATGGATTCAAGGTGGCAAAAGTGCATAAGCACGACTGGctcattcttttgcttcttgTGGTGATAGAAGCCATCTTACTTATAATAGAACCATGAAATATCCTCTGAAGGGCAATACCGTGCCCTTTTGGGATGTCCCAGTAAGTGTCCTTGCTTgcttttgaaagttttactCCATAGGTGCTGCCATCTGCAACATAATCTTATCCCAATGGCCAATTTCTGTCAAGAAAGAAGACTAATGCTGACCTATTATCTTGGGCAGATGATCGCCATAGTGTTTCCGTTCGTCGTCTTTCTTGCTTACTACTTCACACGCAAAGACGTTTATGATTTCCATCACGCGATTTTGGGTGCTTCCTCTATCCTTTGCATTGATTTAGAATTCTGTTCGTCATGAAATATTGTTCAAAAGGATCTTTAGCTAATGTGGCTATTATGCAAGTTGCAGGCCTTCTATTTGCGGTACTTTTGACTGCGGTGATTACCGATGCTATAAAAGATGCCGTTGGACGACCAAGACCAGACTTCCCGCCCTTGGAAGACGCCCCGGACATCGGAGCCGTTCGTTGAAACCCCACCCCAGATAGGAGCTCTTTCTCTCAACACCCCCGAtctcaaaattcatttttttctcgaAGATCGTAGGCATCTTGCATAGAAATATTGGTTGATCCGTGCCTAATAATGTCGATTCAAACCTTCATATGTTGAGACTAAGCCTCAAGCTTGCTGTCCGAAGTGCGTGTCATGCGTTTGCTAAAatgcccaaaagaaaagatggcCGAGGAATTTTCACGTATTAGCTCGAAGCCGTCGTGTTTGCGTTTGTATTCGTCGAACCCTGCTcgatttctttgtattttgcCGTGTTTTCATGTGACTTTGTGATATATTCTCCACTGtccgagatttttttttttgaatgcttgtggaagaagatgaagaagaaggcgTGAGGTTGAAGATCCAGTagaaaaaagcaaaatagtTAAAGGCaataacaataaaagaaaagagagaaaaaaagtaaaaaaaaataaaaaaatggccATAGTAGAAAGATAGATAATTAAAATGGGCTTCGGACTTTTAACTGTGGGCTGGTCgtccgtaaaaaaaaaaaaaaaaagtggtggGTTGCTTGTTTTGTGTTTTGGGATAAATTGGGCTGAGAATTAGAAAATGAAAGTGGGCTGGAGTTATGACacctttctttttgaaaaatgtaggTGGGCCACTTTGAGTAATTCTGAGTGGGCCGGAATTAACATAGCCTAGTTTTTCAGTCCAACCCGGACCAATAGAGTCCGGGTCGGTTTAGTCGGGCCGAGTCTCCTGACCCGGTTCgaattctttttaaatataaaaaatcgcaaataaataataataataataataataataataataataataataataataataataataataataacaaactttgaaaatacaaaaatttagaaattaaaaaaatgatcaaaagtttaaaaactttaggaaataataaaaatatttagaaaattcgaaaatcaataaaaaaattagagttttagaaaatcattagaaaataaaaaaattggaaaacccTAAGAGAGTAAATCCTAAAATTGGACAAGCCTTTAGTGCTTTACAAAAGGCTTCTCCTTTTTtattgccttttctcttttaggGACAATTTTAGGATGGTTGCATGCCTCCTATTATGATATAATTGATTGTGCTTTTCAATTTGGATgttactttcctattttagaatGGTTATGATGCGATTAAAACTCTTGGATAGGCTGCTATGGCATTAGCTAAAATGTGATCAGGTTATATACCGAAAGAATGTGAGCCTTAGTTATGACATAATCAAGTTCCTAAGTTTAGAAGATCTGATTGCACACATAGTAAGATATTCATATATATCTTATTGGGTTTCTAGTCGATCCCAAAAGGGCTAGTAATGACTTTTTAGTTAAAATTCGCATAGGCTTAAATGATTAAAAATGTGAACATCTAATGTCACGTGAGGTATGGATTTGGGAAAACTCGAGTCAATAGAAGGCCATTGGCCCAAAATTGATATACCCCcgaactctctttctctcgaaaGGGTTAGGTCATGACAAATGTAAAACTCAATTCTTTCATAGTGTACTTGCGACAATATTTTCACATATCATTTATATAAAGAAAGTCATATTAGTAACTAACACATGTATTTCACTAATTTAATGAGACTCCAAAATATTAATGAACAAGCGAAAAAATTTGTACACACAGTGAGCCTCGTTGTGACATTTGTTGATCTTAGACACAATataaagttttgtcaccataaaaaatggggagattattGGGAAAAActtatttactattttgaagttgacaaaacctttccacagtctagtctgaagacttccagactaaagtgttaaagtttgaagaccaccggactttaggttcaaagtctgCTCACGTTGACAGATCACAGACTAAATGctactgaagaatgaagacttatccagatgcgagattatctttatttctttaaggattcgattcgtatgACTTATGGATGATTCTCTGGTTGGATATAACacctacatgattgattatccttaatggaatcaattcgataataaaatattttggaagaCAAGTAAACTtagaaagttctacttatgaaaaccaagatcctgattgtatgagtgaacatgattgacggactttgttttttcttcttacttatGGACCGCCGATCGTTGCTGCTGTCGCACGACGGCCCCATGATgaccgcacgaccgccgcatgACCGTCGCATGATTATAGCATGATAGCCGCACGATTTCCACACGACTGCTAACCATCGTTGTCGACCGCCGTCGTAGGATTGCCACCCAAAGCCCATTGACCACAGGAGGGAGAGGTGGTCGGTGAGCTGTGAGCAGCAATCTTGTGGCAACGATCGGCGGTGACAGTTGGCAGTCATGCGGAAGCATGTAGCGATTGTGCGACGGTTGGCGACGGCAAGTTGTCGGCAGATGGTGGCAACTTGTCGGCCGATGGGTGAGGTTTTCATCACCATTGCCATGATATTGGGTGATGAGAACAACTTCTTCTAGGTGCTTGGCCAAACGCTCTCTAGCTTGTACCATTAGCTCCGAGACAGAGAAATGAGCCATGTCCTCCCCATTGCGAATGGTTCCTCTCCTAATAATCCTCAATGGTCTTATGATGACCAACGACGGACACAGCTTTTCCTAAAAGATCAAATCCTAACATGGTTTGCAGTTGTAGGGTATGTCACAATAGCAGCCATATCCACAGCTACTCTTTCGCACATGTTCCCCCAACTCAAATGGTATtacattttagtcatttatctttatttcttcaatgatTTGATTCATATGACTTATGGACGATTCTCTAGTTGGATATAGCacctacatgattgattattcttaatggaatcaattccaataatcaaatcttttggaaggcaagcaaacttggaaagttctacttatggaaactaagatcctgattgtatgggcgaatggGATTGTCggactttgttttttcttcttactcatggACCGCCGATCGCCGCCCGCTGTCACACGACGatcgcacgaccaccgcacgatTGTCGCATGACAGCCACATGATTTCCGCACAACTGCCGACCGTCGTCACCGACCGTTGTCATAGGATTGCTGCCCAAAGCCCATTGACCGCGGGAGGGAGTGGTGGCCGGTGAGTTATGGGCGGCGATCCTATGGTAGCGATCAGCGATGACGGTCGGCGGTCATGCGGAAGTAGGCGGCGGTCGTGCGATGGTTGGTGACGGCAAGTTGTCGGCAGATGGTGGCAGTTGTCAGCCGATGGGCGAGGTTTTCATTGCCATTGCCATGATATTGGGTGATGGgaacaacttcttcaaggtgCTTGGCCAAACGCTCTTTGGCTTGTACCATTAGCTCCGAGACAAAGAAATGAGCCATGTCCTCCCCATTGCGAATGGTTCCTCTCCTGATAATCCTCAAGTGTCTTATGATGACCAACGACAGACACAACTTTTCCTAAAAGATCAAATCCTGACATGGTTTGTAGTTGTAGGATATGTCACAATAGCAGCCATATCCACAACTACTCTTCCGCACATG
The nucleotide sequence above comes from Eucalyptus grandis isolate ANBG69807.140 chromosome 2, ASM1654582v1, whole genome shotgun sequence. Encoded proteins:
- the LOC108957352 gene encoding lipid phosphate phosphatase 2-like — its product is MKYPLKGNTVPFWDVPMIAIVFPFVVFLAYYFTRKDVYDFHHAILGLLFAVLLTAVITDAIKDAVGRPRPDFPPLEDAPDIGAVR